A window of Chloroflexota bacterium contains these coding sequences:
- the recO gene encoding DNA repair protein RecO, whose protein sequence is MTQERQYRTEAVVLKRGDFGEADRILTIFTPERGKVRVLAKGIRRITSRKAGHLELFVRSRLLVHGGRDLDIVAQAESVETYRPIREDLRRTACAYFMAELLDGFTGEEEGQAAIYELLVETLRRLSTTRDLWLATHYFEMRLLGLLGYRPELFFCVRCREPLRSEGNVMDPAAGGLVCPRCAGDEPNLQTVSPQAFEVLRFLQTRPYEACATLSLNNRVRREVENLLENYDVYLMERRLKSAAFLRDLRRRWQALDARATESDA, encoded by the coding sequence GTGACCCAGGAGCGACAGTATCGGACCGAGGCGGTTGTGCTCAAGCGCGGCGATTTCGGCGAGGCCGACCGCATCCTGACGATTTTCACGCCGGAGCGCGGCAAGGTGCGCGTGCTGGCCAAGGGCATCCGCCGCATTACCAGCCGCAAGGCCGGGCACCTGGAACTCTTCGTGCGCTCGCGACTGCTGGTGCACGGGGGGCGCGACCTGGACATCGTGGCCCAGGCCGAGAGCGTGGAGACCTACCGGCCCATCCGCGAAGACCTGCGGCGCACAGCCTGCGCCTACTTTATGGCCGAACTCCTTGACGGCTTCACGGGCGAAGAAGAGGGCCAGGCGGCGATATACGAGTTGCTGGTGGAGACCCTGCGCCGACTGAGCACGACCCGCGACCTGTGGCTGGCGACCCACTACTTTGAGATGCGCCTGCTGGGGTTGCTGGGATACCGGCCGGAACTTTTTTTCTGCGTGCGGTGTCGGGAGCCGCTGCGGTCGGAGGGGAACGTGATGGATCCCGCAGCGGGCGGGCTGGTCTGCCCGCGATGCGCCGGCGACGAGCCAAACTTGCAGACCGTGTCGCCCCAGGCCTTTGAGGTGCTGCGGTTCCTCCAGACGCGCCCCTACGAGGCCTGCGCGACGCTGTCGCTCAACAATCGGGTCCGCCGCGAGGTGGAAAACCTGCTGGAAAACTACGACGTGTACCTGATGGAGCGGCGGCTGAAGAGCGCGGCGTTCTTGCGGGACCTGCGTCGCCGCTGGCAGGCGCTGGATGCGCGGGCGACGGAGTCCGACGCATAG
- a CDS encoding MBL fold metallo-hydrolase, with the protein MRVETLVVGPVMTNCYIVACEETHKAAVIDPGGDAKQILAAVKRMGVDVVYVLNTHGHFDHTLANDAIVAATGATLAIHEADAPMLAMGGGAAWFGMKGSQSRPDLLLRDGDIVRVGNLQLRVLHVPGHSPGGVAFYLEQQGVVFSGDALFQMGIGRTDLPGGDYDRLIASIRTRLLTLPPDTVVYPGHGPATTIARERVGNPFLY; encoded by the coding sequence ATGCGGGTTGAAACTCTCGTTGTCGGACCTGTGATGACCAACTGCTACATTGTCGCCTGCGAGGAGACCCACAAGGCCGCGGTCATTGACCCAGGCGGCGACGCCAAGCAGATTCTGGCTGCCGTCAAACGCATGGGCGTGGATGTGGTGTACGTCCTGAATACCCACGGCCACTTTGACCACACGCTGGCCAACGACGCCATCGTGGCCGCGACGGGCGCGACGCTGGCCATCCACGAGGCCGACGCGCCCATGCTGGCGATGGGGGGCGGCGCGGCGTGGTTCGGGATGAAAGGCTCCCAATCCCGCCCCGACTTGCTCCTGCGCGACGGCGACATTGTGCGCGTCGGCAACCTGCAACTGCGCGTGCTCCACGTGCCGGGCCATTCCCCGGGCGGCGTGGCGTTCTATCTGGAGCAGCAGGGCGTTGTGTTCAGCGGCGACGCCCTATTCCAGATGGGCATCGGCCGCACCGACCTGCCGGGCGGCGACTACGACCGGCTCATCGCCAGCATCCGCACCCGACTCCTGACGCTCCCGCCCGACACGGTGGTGTACCCCGGACACGGCCCCGCCACGACGATTGCCCGCGAGCGCGTCGGGAACCCGTTCCTGTACTGA